CGCTATCTTCATCCCTGCCTTCCATTCAACGCGCTACGGCACGCAAATCGCCTCGTTCGGACACTCATCCACGCACACCGCGCAGCCGGTGCACCGCTCGGCGTCCACCGTCGCCAAACCACCCTCGATGCGGATCGCCTCACGCGGGCATGCCTCCACGCAAATGCCGCATCCGCTGCATCGCTCGCCGTCAACCTGAACCGCCATCTGGCGTTCTCTCCTTATAGTATTCTATCCAATCGCCGCTGCGACTTCCCCCGCTCCGTCAAACGCGGGCGGTGACGCGGTCATAGCGGCGAATCCGGCGTCTCCCGACGCAATCCCAGCATGTCCCGGACCTTCTCCACCAGCACCTCGCACGAAACCGGCTTGTCCAGAAACGCATCCACCGGCAGATGCTGCTGGTCGGGAACGAAACGATACGGCGGCTGCTTGACGTCGTGCACCGCACTGAGCATCAGGATCGGCAGGTCGCGCATCTCGAGCTCCTCCCGAATCCGCCGCGCCGCCTCGAAACCCTCGTACTCGCTGGGCATCAAAACGTCCAGAATCACCAGGTCCGCCCCCTCCGACCGAAGCCGCTCCACCCCCTCGTCGGCGTCCGCCGCCTCGCCCACCTCAAATCCCGCCTGCTCCAGCGGAGCCCGGCAGATCGTCCGGCAATCCGAATCGTCGTCGATAATCAGTATTCTCGGCATGGAATCTCCTCTCCGGGACCAAGCCCGTCACGC
Above is a window of Phycisphaerae bacterium DNA encoding:
- a CDS encoding response regulator → MPRILIIDDDSDCRTICRAPLEQAGFEVGEAADADEGVERLRSEGADLVILDVLMPSEYEGFEAARRIREELEMRDLPILMLSAVHDVKQPPYRFVPDQQHLPVDAFLDKPVSCEVLVEKVRDMLGLRRETPDSPL
- a CDS encoding 4Fe-4S binding protein, with amino-acid sequence MAVQVDGERCSGCGICVEACPREAIRIEGGLATVDAERCTGCAVCVDECPNEAICVP